Proteins co-encoded in one Halococcoides cellulosivorans genomic window:
- a CDS encoding DUF7342 family protein, whose product MGDSESSGPPPFDDPFQGEDVEQRIYGTILQTREPTTASAIADRVECGPKTARKYLDWFADLSVVTRYEGRPTTYERNDAYFEWRHVDRLASEHSIEALREHVRDLTDRIDAYERRYAAEGPEAVDAVGAAEDTDLTIDEVYRDLSEWATARKERERYERARRQRSRGSRDFATG is encoded by the coding sequence ATGGGTGACTCGGAATCGAGCGGCCCGCCACCGTTCGACGATCCGTTCCAGGGCGAAGACGTCGAGCAGCGGATCTACGGGACGATTCTGCAGACGCGAGAGCCGACGACAGCGAGTGCGATCGCCGATCGAGTGGAGTGTGGCCCCAAGACCGCCCGAAAGTATCTCGACTGGTTTGCCGACCTGAGTGTCGTGACTCGCTACGAGGGACGACCGACGACCTACGAACGCAACGACGCGTACTTCGAGTGGCGACACGTGGACCGCCTGGCGAGCGAGCATTCGATCGAAGCGCTCCGCGAGCACGTTCGTGACCTCACAGATCGGATCGACGCCTACGAGCGCCGATACGCAGCGGAGGGCCCCGAGGCGGTCGACGCCGTCGGCGCTGCCGAGGATACCGACCTGACGATCGACGAGGTGTATCGTGACCTCTCCGAATGGGCCACAGCCCGCAAAGAACGCGAGCGATACGAACGCGCTCGACGGCAGCGATCACGGGGGTCGCGCGATTTCGCGACCGGGTGA
- a CDS encoding HD domain-containing protein has product MTALDTAELRRRLPAVALIDDERLARAVLGCSAQAPEYFWNVPASAGEYHHPACREPRGLWAHTLLVATVVDELGDTYLEQGRIDADGRDEAIAAAILHDQRKYGGDDELDRSAHSNHDERMARVIRETSALPDRIADAVAAHMGPWYAGPAPETPVEDLVHTADVIASRPSITPSLPEPVPAELADLDLPSVPVDRS; this is encoded by the coding sequence ATGACCGCGCTCGACACGGCCGAACTCCGGCGTCGCTTGCCCGCCGTCGCGTTGATCGACGACGAGCGCCTGGCGCGAGCGGTGCTGGGATGCTCGGCACAGGCCCCCGAATACTTCTGGAACGTGCCGGCGTCGGCGGGCGAGTACCACCACCCCGCGTGTCGCGAACCGCGGGGGCTCTGGGCGCACACGCTCCTGGTCGCGACCGTCGTCGACGAACTCGGCGATACGTATCTGGAACAGGGGCGGATCGACGCCGACGGGCGTGACGAGGCCATCGCCGCCGCGATCCTCCACGATCAGCGCAAGTACGGCGGTGACGACGAACTGGACCGATCGGCCCACAGCAATCACGACGAACGCATGGCACGGGTGATCCGCGAGACCTCGGCGCTCCCGGATCGGATCGCCGACGCCGTCGCCGCGCACATGGGCCCCTGGTACGCGGGGCCCGCGCCCGAAACGCCGGTCGAGGATCTGGTCCACACCGCCGACGTGATCGCGTCTCGCCCGTCGATCACGCCATCCCTGCCCGAACCCGTCCCCGCAGAACTCGCGGATCTCGATCTCCCGTCGGTGCCCGTCGATCGGTCGTGA
- the gatE gene encoding Glu-tRNA(Gln) amidotransferase subunit GatE, whose amino-acid sequence MSDAPDLPDPDDLDYEALGLTAGLEIHQQLDTSTKLFCQCPTRLRDPEDSSRRIHRYLHPTKSELGEIDAAALEESSVEREFEYLAYDSTCLVEEDDEPPHRVDEEALDVVLKIAALLDMDPVDQIHTMRKIVIDGSNTSGFQRTMLVAFGGAIETPQGPVGIDDLMLEEESAQRVTETDQGVRYSLDRLGIPLVEIGTDPDISTPEQARAAAERIGMLLRSTGNVKRGLGTIRQDVNVSIAEGARIEMKGVQSLDDIETLVRNEARRQVVLLDIAEELQSRDAAVHEPQDVTDVFADTDSGVIAGAIESGGAVHAVRLEGFDGLLGREVQPDHRLGTECADYARRHGAGGLFHTDELPAYGVSEAEVADLRDAVDADPADAVALVADDPETAATAIEAAADRARAAIAGVPEETRDANPDGTSSYLRPLPGSARMYPETDVPPVEPDPGAIETPELLTEKVERYVEEYGLDSGLADQVAYGQRWSVFEDAVARGVDPALAARTVESTVTELSRDDVPVEALDAEHFLAVLDMVADDELASEGVPDLLEALAESPDADARELAEEAGLGSADEGTVREAVQRVIDRNADQVADEGMGAFSGLMGECMGELRGKADGDLVSDVLREEIQAHAE is encoded by the coding sequence ATGAGCGACGCGCCCGACCTTCCCGATCCCGACGACCTCGATTACGAGGCGCTGGGCCTGACGGCTGGCCTGGAGATCCACCAGCAACTCGATACCTCGACGAAGCTGTTCTGTCAATGCCCGACGCGCCTGCGCGACCCCGAGGACTCCTCTCGACGGATCCACAGATATCTCCACCCCACGAAGAGCGAACTCGGCGAGATCGACGCCGCCGCGCTCGAAGAGAGTTCGGTCGAACGCGAGTTCGAGTACCTGGCCTACGACTCGACCTGTCTGGTCGAGGAAGACGACGAGCCACCCCATCGCGTCGACGAGGAGGCGCTCGACGTCGTGCTCAAGATCGCCGCGCTGCTCGACATGGACCCCGTCGATCAGATCCACACGATGCGGAAGATCGTCATCGACGGGTCGAACACCTCGGGCTTTCAGCGCACGATGCTCGTCGCCTTCGGTGGGGCGATCGAGACGCCCCAGGGCCCCGTCGGCATCGACGATCTGATGCTCGAAGAGGAGAGCGCCCAGCGCGTCACCGAGACCGATCAGGGCGTGCGCTACTCGCTCGACCGCCTCGGCATCCCGCTCGTCGAGATCGGGACTGACCCCGACATCTCGACGCCCGAACAGGCCCGCGCGGCCGCCGAACGCATCGGCATGCTCCTCCGCTCGACCGGGAACGTCAAGCGCGGACTCGGGACGATCCGCCAGGACGTCAACGTCTCGATCGCCGAGGGCGCGCGTATCGAGATGAAAGGCGTCCAGAGTCTCGACGATATCGAAACGCTGGTCCGCAACGAGGCCCGTCGCCAGGTCGTCCTCCTGGATATCGCCGAGGAACTCCAATCGCGCGACGCGGCGGTCCACGAGCCCCAGGACGTGACGGACGTGTTCGCGGACACCGACAGCGGTGTCATCGCCGGTGCGATCGAGTCCGGCGGTGCGGTCCACGCCGTTCGCCTCGAAGGGTTCGACGGGTTGCTCGGCCGGGAGGTCCAGCCCGATCATCGGCTTGGCACCGAGTGTGCCGATTACGCCCGCCGTCACGGCGCGGGCGGCCTGTTCCATACGGACGAACTGCCGGCCTACGGTGTGAGCGAGGCGGAAGTCGCCGATCTGCGCGATGCCGTCGATGCCGACCCCGCGGACGCGGTCGCGCTCGTCGCGGACGACCCCGAGACGGCCGCGACGGCGATCGAGGCCGCCGCCGACCGCGCTCGCGCGGCGATCGCGGGCGTCCCCGAGGAGACCCGCGACGCGAACCCCGACGGCACCTCCTCGTATCTCCGGCCGTTGCCCGGGTCGGCACGCATGTACCCCGAGACGGACGTGCCGCCGGTCGAACCCGATCCGGGCGCGATCGAGACCCCCGAACTCCTCACCGAGAAGGTCGAGCGGTACGTCGAGGAGTACGGCCTCGATTCGGGTCTCGCCGACCAGGTCGCCTATGGCCAGCGCTGGTCGGTCTTCGAGGACGCGGTCGCCCGTGGCGTCGATCCCGCGCTCGCGGCCCGGACCGTCGAGTCGACCGTGACGGAACTCAGCCGCGACGACGTCCCGGTCGAGGCTCTCGACGCCGAGCACTTCCTCGCCGTCCTCGATATGGTCGCCGACGACGAGTTGGCGAGCGAGGGCGTCCCCGACCTGCTCGAAGCGCTCGCGGAATCGCCCGACGCCGACGCCCGGGAGCTGGCCGAGGAGGCCGGACTGGGCAGTGCCGACGAGGGAACCGTCCGCGAGGCCGTCCAGCGCGTGATCGACCGCAACGCCGACCAGGTTGCCGACGAAGGTATGGGCGCGTTTTCGGGCCTGATGGGCGAGTGCATGGGCGAACTCCGCGGGAAGGCCGACGGCGATCTGGTGAGTGACGTGCTCCGCGAGGAGATCCAGGCCCACGCGGAGTGA
- a CDS encoding class I SAM-dependent methyltransferase — MADTDWDPDAYDDHSFVHEYGRSVVELLGPTAGEEILDLGCGTGELTAEIDETATAHGIDADPSIIAAARERHDASFEVADATQWTPDRSYDAVFSNAAIHWIDDQDAVLETVADALGENGRFVAEFGGAGNVSAINGALVDALAARGYDVTLPWYFPTIGEYATRLEAHGFEVGLARHFDRPTPLEGGEEGLRNLYAMFCEDLLGDLDEETRAAVVGDAEDALREECFEDGTWIADYRRLRVLAVLV, encoded by the coding sequence ATGGCCGACACCGACTGGGACCCCGACGCGTACGACGATCACTCGTTTGTCCACGAGTACGGTCGCTCCGTCGTCGAACTGCTCGGCCCCACGGCAGGGGAGGAGATTCTGGATCTGGGGTGTGGCACGGGCGAGTTGACCGCCGAAATCGACGAGACGGCGACCGCTCACGGCATCGACGCCGACCCGTCGATAATCGCGGCCGCCCGCGAGCGCCACGACGCGAGTTTCGAGGTGGCGGACGCGACCCAGTGGACGCCCGATCGATCCTACGACGCGGTCTTCTCGAACGCCGCGATCCACTGGATCGACGATCAGGACGCAGTGCTGGAGACCGTCGCCGACGCACTGGGCGAGAACGGGCGGTTCGTCGCGGAGTTCGGCGGAGCCGGCAACGTCAGTGCGATCAACGGAGCACTCGTCGACGCACTGGCCGCACGCGGGTACGACGTGACGCTGCCGTGGTACTTTCCGACGATCGGTGAGTACGCTACGCGCCTGGAGGCCCACGGCTTCGAGGTGGGACTCGCGCGGCACTTCGATCGCCCGACGCCGCTGGAGGGCGGCGAAGAGGGGCTTCGGAACCTCTATGCGATGTTCTGTGAGGACCTCCTCGGGGATCTGGACGAGGAGACGCGGGCGGCCGTAGTTGGCGATGCCGAGGACGCCCTCCGTGAGGAGTGCTTCGAGGACGGGACCTGGATCGCGGATTACCGGCGATTGCGCGTGCTCGCGGTGCTGGTATGA
- a CDS encoding RtcB family protein → MSTTDEIRIEGAYTDARVFTDDLEDDCREQIQAMVDHEAFREPVRIMPDAHPGAGAVIGFTMPLGERVCPNTVGVDIGCGMTARRLGRPATLIDSLGDEHAMREIDDRIRAAVPMGQNTFDDVATDQDYHLVDDFPWDRCEKKLQTLNETLGTAIDADYGKAYFLDLCDRIGYDVRRAISSLGTLGGGNHFVEVSRSRETDDVWVVVHSGSRGIGYTIAEYWQEQAHRACDDRAGRIRKRLRSDPDIEPAFYAFDLDAVDDRDLLNWVQGGMGADWKRPDAVRAAKEGSAIEATMDRLRDIATIAREETDGDDLDYLEGDQRHGYLRDMIFAQTYAAESRRRMVDAVVDVLDAPAASDDDYIVSTHNYIDAEDLIVRKGATRAHAGERGIVPFNMRDGAVIIEGRGNEAWNLSAPHGAGRRGSRRWAHREFDLAAFEAAMDGVFSTSIRESTIDEAPMAYKDSDAILDRMTPTARVIDELTPVLNLKAT, encoded by the coding sequence ATGAGTACGACCGACGAGATTCGAATCGAGGGCGCGTACACCGATGCGCGCGTCTTCACCGACGACCTCGAAGACGACTGTCGCGAGCAGATCCAGGCGATGGTCGATCACGAGGCGTTCCGTGAGCCCGTGCGGATCATGCCCGACGCCCACCCGGGTGCGGGTGCGGTCATCGGCTTTACCATGCCGCTGGGCGAGCGGGTCTGTCCGAACACCGTCGGCGTCGACATCGGCTGTGGCATGACCGCGCGGCGTCTCGGCCGGCCCGCGACACTGATCGACAGTCTGGGTGACGAGCACGCCATGCGTGAGATCGACGACCGGATTCGAGCGGCCGTCCCGATGGGCCAGAACACCTTCGACGACGTCGCGACCGATCAGGATTACCACCTCGTCGATGACTTTCCGTGGGATCGCTGTGAGAAAAAACTCCAGACGCTGAACGAGACGCTGGGGACCGCGATCGACGCCGACTACGGCAAGGCGTATTTCCTTGACCTGTGTGATCGGATCGGCTACGACGTCCGGCGTGCGATTAGCAGTCTGGGCACGCTCGGCGGGGGCAACCACTTCGTCGAGGTCTCGCGATCGCGCGAGACCGACGACGTCTGGGTCGTCGTGCATTCGGGATCGCGCGGGATCGGTTACACGATCGCCGAGTACTGGCAAGAACAGGCCCACCGGGCGTGTGACGATCGCGCCGGGCGGATCCGCAAGCGCCTGCGATCGGATCCCGACATCGAGCCCGCATTCTACGCGTTCGACCTGGATGCGGTCGACGACAGGGACCTGCTCAACTGGGTCCAGGGCGGGATGGGCGCTGACTGGAAACGCCCCGACGCGGTCCGCGCGGCGAAAGAGGGCTCGGCCATCGAGGCGACGATGGATCGCCTCCGCGACATCGCGACGATCGCCCGCGAGGAGACCGACGGCGACGACCTCGACTATCTCGAGGGCGACCAGCGTCACGGCTACCTGCGGGATATGATCTTCGCCCAGACGTACGCCGCCGAATCCCGTCGACGGATGGTGGATGCGGTCGTGGACGTGCTCGACGCGCCCGCCGCGAGCGACGACGACTACATCGTCTCGACGCACAACTACATCGACGCCGAGGACCTGATCGTCCGCAAGGGCGCGACGCGAGCGCACGCGGGCGAGCGCGGGATCGTCCCGTTCAACATGCGCGACGGCGCAGTGATCATCGAGGGGCGGGGCAACGAGGCCTGGAATCTGAGCGCCCCGCACGGTGCGGGTCGGCGCGGGTCGCGCCGGTGGGCCCACCGCGAGTTCGATCTGGCGGCGTTCGAGGCCGCGATGGACGGTGTGTTCTCCACCTCGATCCGCGAGTCGACGATCGACGAGGCTCCGATGGCCTACAAGGACAGCGACGCGATTCTCGACCGGATGACGCCGACCGCACGCGTGATCGACGAACTCACGCCCGTCCTGAACCTGAAGGCGACGTGA
- a CDS encoding phospholipase D-like domain-containing protein, whose amino-acid sequence MDSRIARGAWTLLVLAVLLCALSASGAAAADSGSIVAIYPDPIADEDAGEFVVLELSAEANYTLSDGEQTITIPPNATGRVAVTAAPERVRPFVDVPIVAVDTFPALANSGDEVVLRAGNRTVDRVVYADPEEGAIGRPVDDGITWRHVDATDRDPVVGSGGPAETFLLPDAGGRVCEALSTADRRIELAGYTLTSRCVTDALVTAADRGVRVTVLVEGDPAGGFPPAMAERLDRLAATDATVRVVTGSGAPYRYHHAKYAVVDDRAVVTTENFKPAGTGGHSSRGWGTIVTSDAVVATLSRTIDADAGARGVSNWSAARERIDVANGSAPAATAYPERIPPRTVDTERTTLLLAPDNAERALAARIRTADRRVLIEQAGIGGVDVPLVQAAIDAAENGTRVRVLLSAAWYAREENRAVVSRLDTIADRRDLPLEAKLSRPHGRFEKIHAKGVVVDDRAYVGSLNWNFNSIRNNREVVVGLQGEGPAAYFARAFRADWVGGRWRLPVGLAAVATVCWVALGWVGRRIEFEQG is encoded by the coding sequence GTGGACAGCCGTATCGCTCGTGGGGCCTGGACGCTGCTCGTCCTGGCGGTCCTGCTCTGTGCGCTGTCAGCGAGTGGCGCGGCCGCTGCGGACAGCGGGTCGATCGTCGCGATCTATCCCGACCCGATCGCCGACGAGGACGCGGGCGAGTTCGTCGTCCTCGAACTCTCGGCCGAGGCAAACTACACCCTGAGTGACGGCGAGCAGACGATCACGATTCCCCCGAACGCGACCGGCCGGGTCGCGGTCACCGCCGCGCCGGAGCGGGTCCGCCCGTTCGTGGACGTGCCCATCGTCGCCGTCGATACCTTTCCCGCGCTCGCGAACAGCGGCGACGAAGTCGTCCTCCGGGCGGGCAATCGCACCGTCGACCGCGTCGTCTACGCGGACCCCGAGGAGGGCGCGATCGGTCGGCCCGTCGACGACGGCATTACCTGGCGACACGTCGACGCGACCGATCGCGACCCCGTGGTGGGCAGCGGTGGCCCCGCCGAGACGTTTCTCCTGCCCGACGCCGGGGGCCGAGTGTGTGAGGCGCTCTCGACGGCCGATCGTCGGATCGAACTCGCGGGGTATACGCTCACCTCGCGGTGTGTGACCGACGCGCTTGTCACGGCGGCCGACCGTGGCGTCCGCGTGACGGTCCTCGTCGAGGGCGATCCCGCGGGCGGATTCCCACCCGCGATGGCCGAGCGTCTGGATCGACTCGCCGCCACGGACGCGACTGTCCGTGTCGTCACGGGCTCCGGCGCCCCCTATCGGTACCACCACGCGAAATACGCCGTCGTCGACGACCGCGCGGTCGTGACCACCGAGAACTTCAAGCCGGCCGGCACTGGCGGTCACAGCTCGCGTGGCTGGGGGACGATCGTCACCAGCGACGCCGTCGTCGCGACTCTCTCGCGGACGATCGACGCAGACGCCGGGGCGCGTGGCGTCTCGAACTGGTCGGCCGCTCGTGAGCGAATCGACGTCGCGAACGGCAGTGCACCCGCCGCGACGGCGTATCCCGAACGTATCCCGCCGCGAACGGTCGACACCGAGCGGACGACACTCCTGCTCGCGCCCGACAACGCCGAACGCGCGCTCGCCGCCCGGATTCGGACGGCCGACCGCCGCGTCCTGATCGAACAGGCCGGGATCGGCGGCGTCGACGTGCCACTCGTCCAGGCGGCGATCGACGCCGCAGAAAACGGGACGCGCGTCCGGGTCCTCCTCTCGGCGGCGTGGTACGCCCGCGAGGAGAATCGTGCGGTCGTCAGTCGCCTCGATACGATCGCAGACCGGCGGGACCTGCCGCTGGAGGCGAAACTCTCCCGCCCGCACGGCCGCTTCGAGAAGATCCACGCGAAAGGCGTGGTCGTGGACGATCGCGCGTACGTCGGGAGTCTCAACTGGAACTTCAACTCGATCCGGAACAACCGCGAGGTCGTCGTCGGTCTCCAGGGCGAGGGCCCGGCGGCGTATTTCGCGCGGGCCTTCCGGGCGGACTGGGTCGGTGGGCGCTGGCGACTGCCGGTCGGCCTCGCCGCGGTCGCCACAGTCTGCTGGGTTGCGCTCGGGTGGGTCGGCCGGCGGATCGAATTCGAACAGGGATGA
- a CDS encoding HEAT repeat domain-containing protein gives MTTDEVAAVESRLETATEDLDAAATEPDLDDVEATLDALGETIEDLGARAEAADEDESEADEAEDGEGDDAAASEAPDETADAPDPEAVEGLSDRLDDLRSDLDDARGPYSEDVEGAIDDVASTLRDTRYTEAGADAVADAVETFAEAVSTHAGGTVSISGPTVADAADALDDASGAVADAGLDPDADSDAIAALLDATDDLSDSVDAAEAWTDLEIRERLSRDGFYDVLDPELRKDFPPEWNAVRVYAAQYKETGDSEAIEQILLALDVFDSEFMEENILKTFERIAPPEAFDAVHERAQKRDHKAIDVLGKIGDDRAVDTLVNFLDGAQPLELTSLDALGAIGSPEATPDIVDRLGADAAPVRSAAARALGRIGDPRAIDPLADRLETDDADEVRASAAWALVQIGTDRALDAARPYAEDRSPLVASAAAGAA, from the coding sequence ATGACAACCGACGAGGTCGCGGCCGTCGAGTCCCGGCTGGAGACGGCCACTGAGGACCTCGACGCCGCGGCGACCGAACCCGATCTGGACGACGTCGAGGCAACCCTCGACGCACTGGGGGAGACGATCGAGGATCTCGGCGCCCGTGCCGAGGCCGCCGACGAGGACGAGAGCGAGGCTGACGAGGCCGAAGACGGCGAGGGCGATGACGCCGCGGCCAGCGAGGCCCCGGACGAGACCGCCGACGCCCCCGACCCGGAGGCCGTCGAGGGTCTCTCCGACCGCCTCGACGATCTCCGAAGTGATCTGGACGATGCTCGTGGCCCGTACAGCGAGGACGTCGAGGGCGCGATCGACGACGTCGCGAGCACGCTTCGCGACACTCGATACACCGAGGCCGGCGCGGACGCCGTTGCCGACGCCGTCGAGACGTTTGCCGAGGCGGTGTCGACTCACGCTGGCGGCACGGTCTCGATCTCTGGCCCGACCGTCGCCGACGCCGCGGACGCCCTCGACGACGCGAGCGGTGCGGTCGCGGACGCCGGCCTCGATCCGGACGCCGACAGTGACGCGATCGCCGCGCTCCTCGACGCGACCGACGACCTGTCGGACAGCGTCGATGCCGCCGAAGCCTGGACCGATCTGGAGATTCGCGAGCGTCTCTCGCGTGACGGGTTTTACGACGTGCTCGACCCCGAACTCCGCAAGGACTTCCCGCCCGAATGGAACGCCGTCCGGGTGTATGCCGCTCAGTACAAGGAGACGGGCGACAGCGAGGCCATCGAGCAGATCCTCCTCGCGCTCGACGTCTTCGACAGCGAGTTCATGGAAGAGAACATCCTGAAGACCTTCGAGCGGATCGCCCCGCCCGAGGCGTTCGATGCCGTCCACGAGCGCGCCCAGAAGCGCGATCACAAAGCCATCGACGTGCTCGGCAAGATCGGTGACGACCGTGCGGTCGACACGCTGGTGAACTTCCTCGACGGCGCGCAACCGCTCGAACTGACGAGTCTCGACGCCCTCGGGGCGATCGGGAGTCCCGAGGCGACCCCTGACATCGTCGACCGACTGGGGGCCGACGCCGCGCCGGTCCGGTCTGCTGCCGCCCGCGCACTCGGACGGATCGGCGATCCGCGTGCGATCGACCCGCTGGCCGATCGGCTCGAAACCGACGACGCCGACGAGGTGCGCGCGAGTGCGGCCTGGGCACTCGTCCAGATCGGCACCGACCGCGCGCTCGACGCTGCTCGTCCGTACGCCGAGGATCGATCGCCACTGGTCGCGAGCGCCGCCGCCGGCGCGGCCTGA
- a CDS encoding 30S ribosomal protein S3ae, translated as MSDRSVSKQSQEKNWYTVLAPEAFGRDELGETPAEEAEQVIGRTIETTLGDLRGNAGDNDTKLTFKVNDVGSDSAYTEFVKHELTRDYVRSLVRRGSSKVAAYVTVLTTDDYRLQIQPVAFTTKKADASQEQAIRRTMIDMVEQSAEDHDFEEIIDSVVEGRLSSAIYGEAKTIYPLRRVEVQKATLEARPAEVAAEEETSVDVE; from the coding sequence ATGAGTGACCGATCAGTCTCCAAGCAGTCTCAAGAGAAGAACTGGTACACCGTGCTCGCACCCGAAGCGTTCGGGCGCGACGAGCTCGGAGAAACACCCGCCGAAGAAGCCGAACAGGTGATCGGCCGGACGATCGAGACCACGCTGGGTGACCTGCGTGGCAACGCCGGCGACAACGACACCAAACTGACCTTCAAGGTCAACGACGTGGGCAGCGACTCCGCGTACACCGAGTTCGTCAAACACGAACTCACGCGCGACTACGTCCGCAGTCTGGTCCGCCGTGGCTCCTCGAAGGTCGCCGCGTACGTGACCGTGCTCACGACCGACGACTATCGTCTCCAGATCCAGCCCGTCGCCTTCACGACGAAAAAGGCCGACGCGAGCCAGGAACAGGCGATCCGCCGGACCATGATCGACATGGTCGAGCAGAGTGCCGAAGACCACGACTTCGAGGAAATCATCGACAGCGTCGTCGAGGGCCGGCTCTCCTCTGCGATCTACGGCGAGGCCAAGACCATCTACCCGCTCCGCCGGGTCGAGGTCCAGAAGGCCACGCTCGAAGCCCGGCCCGCGGAAGTCGCCGCCGAAGAAGAGACCAGCGTCGACGTCGAGTAA
- a CDS encoding KEOPS complex subunit Pcc1, producing MTDRRVTVRTDHGDGDRAQTIARSLRPDGTAAMDTRTDGATVQTTIDRPTTGGLRTTLDDYLVGLQVAVQCTTDANDNHE from the coding sequence GTGACCGACCGTCGCGTCACCGTCCGGACCGACCACGGCGACGGCGATCGAGCGCAGACGATCGCGCGATCGCTCCGGCCCGACGGCACGGCGGCGATGGACACCCGCACCGACGGAGCGACCGTCCAGACGACGATCGACCGCCCGACGACCGGTGGCCTGCGGACGACCCTCGACGACTATCTCGTCGGACTCCAGGTGGCAGTACAGTGTACGACCGACGCCAACGACAATCATGAGTGA
- a CDS encoding 30S ribosomal protein S15: MARMHTRRRGSSGSDRPAAETPPEWSDVDANAVEERVVELAEQGHAPSEIGVILRDEGVQGVPVPDVSLVCEKSVTDILADNDAAPEVPEDLYNLMAKAVRLNDHLRENGTDHQNKRARQNVESKIRRLVNYYRGDELDAEFTYTVDKAREIVE; encoded by the coding sequence ATGGCACGAATGCATACCCGCCGTCGGGGCTCGTCCGGATCGGACCGTCCCGCGGCAGAGACCCCACCGGAGTGGAGTGACGTCGACGCCAACGCCGTCGAAGAGCGCGTCGTCGAACTGGCCGAGCAGGGCCACGCGCCCAGCGAGATCGGCGTGATCTTGCGCGACGAGGGCGTCCAGGGCGTTCCCGTCCCGGACGTTTCGCTCGTCTGTGAGAAGTCGGTGACCGATATTCTGGCGGACAACGACGCCGCGCCCGAGGTTCCCGAGGACCTGTACAACCTGATGGCCAAGGCCGTCCGGTTGAACGACCACCTTCGGGAGAACGGTACCGACCACCAGAACAAGCGCGCTCGACAGAACGTCGAGTCGAAGATCCGCCGACTGGTGAACTACTACCGGGGCGACGAACTCGACGCCGAGTTCACCTACACCGTCGACAAAGCCCGCGAGATCGTCGAGTAG